A single Anopheles arabiensis isolate DONGOLA chromosome X, AaraD3, whole genome shotgun sequence DNA region contains:
- the LOC120905517 gene encoding uncharacterized protein LOC120905517 — protein MLQKAMKIGIKTASIKNGFRVCGLHPFTPDHVDFTKCLSKLQLYPDPSQSETASPENVIHADDTRATPTHTNTDKKYVSIPIDKLCHALDMIGDEALQRITKKDITKLSRLERCIKYFYTECIKPYVTIESNMEDYDLQSIAHSSNYEMEIPSESQNHPHEHNIDTVYTSEPTSPEHYSALLNENLDNQEIEISSESHNYSQYHYSETVCTRETSWIQHYSHGFACEDLIIEPVEPFSPIELNRQSSIDQNVFFEPSEPPIEQQIDQNDSFMEQAEPPNSEGSSNMERLVKELFEDPNTADKAQNKENVPFSDVFNLPPTPCRSQKHRNFKLRYYPVLTAGERLHEMNRKEEEKLRLQEERKKKAMLRQKAKEKREAEQKAKKEARLLKENECDNLKKCYSRIKLL, from the coding sequence ATGCTACAGAAAGCAATGAAAATCGGTATAAAAACAGCTAGCATAAAAAATGGATTCCGAGTGTGTGGTTTGCATCCCTTCACCCCAGACCACGTTGACTTCACTAAATGCCTAAGCAAATTACAGTTATATCCCGACCCTAGTCAATCAGAAACAGCCTCTCCGGAAAATGTAATACATGCAGACGATACCAGAGCAACAcctacacatacaaacactgataaaaaatatgtatcaaTTCCAATTGACAAACTGTGCCATGCGTTGGACATGATTGGTGACGAAGCGCTGCAACGAATTACAAAAAAGGACATTACAAAACTATCTCGCCTTGAAAGATGCATCAAATATTTTTACACAGAATGCATCAAGCCATATGTTACAATAGAATCAAATATGGAAGATTATGATTTACAAAGCATCGCACATTCAAGTAACTATGAAATGGAAATACCATCTGAATCCCAGAACCACCCACACGAACATAATATTGATACAGTCTATACAAGTGAACCAACATCGCCCGAACATTATTCAGCATTATTAAATGAAAATCTAGACAACCAGGAAATCGAAATATCATCTGAATCGCACAACTACTCACAATACCATTACAGTGAAACAGTTTGCACAAGGGAAACATCATGGATTCAACATTATTCACATGGTTTTGCATGTGAAGACCTGATTATCGAGCCCGTTGAACCATTTTCTCCAATCGAACTGAACAGACAAAGTTCCATAGATCAAAACGTTTTTTTCGAACCATCTGAACCACCAATAGAGCAGCAGATTGATCAAAATGACTCGTTCATGGAACAGGCTGAGCCCCCAAATTCAGAAGGATCTAGCAACATGGAACGTCTGGTGAAAGAATTGTTTGAAGACCCTAATACAGCAGACAAAGCTCAAAATAAGGAAAATGTGCCATTTTCAGACGTTTTCAACTTGCCCCCCACACCTTGCCGAAGTCAAAAACATCGCAATTTTAAATTGCGCTACTACCCAGTTCTTACTGCAGGCGAGCGGCTGCATGAAATGAACCgcaaagaggaagaaaaacttCGACTGCAAGAGGAACGGAAGAAAAAAGCTATGCTACGCCAGAAAGCCAAGGAAAAACGAGAAGCGGAGCAAAAAGCTAAGAAAGAAGCTCGATTGCTAAAGGAAAACGAATGTGATAACTTAAAAAAGTGCTATAGtcgaattaaattattatag